In Curtobacterium sp. MCPF17_002, one genomic interval encodes:
- a CDS encoding carbohydrate ABC transporter permease — protein sequence MSLQAPLRPGTTATGSIRSVNADRSSGGARKPGRGTSNWPVTVVLVLCALSVLVPLYVTVTMAFKTTAQSVDGNAFSLPAPFSVDGFVQAWQLTDFPRAFGVSVFVAAITVVGTILLASFTAYAIARNWDRRLFRWSFFYLLAAMFLPFPVLALSQVKLTGMAGLDNPIGVAILHVMFQLSFSVLLFTAFLRSIPAELEESARIDGASTGQVFWRLVFPLLAPMSATVGIFAFLASWNDFVMPSLITSNPALQTLPVLQQMFQTQFSNNYNVSFASYLMAMAPAIVVYLVTQRWVMAGVTQGAIK from the coding sequence ATGTCCCTGCAAGCACCCCTGCGACCGGGGACCACCGCGACCGGCAGCATCCGCTCGGTGAACGCCGACCGGTCGTCCGGCGGCGCACGGAAGCCCGGACGCGGCACCTCCAACTGGCCGGTCACGGTCGTCCTCGTGCTCTGCGCCCTGTCCGTCCTCGTCCCGCTCTACGTCACCGTCACGATGGCGTTCAAGACGACCGCGCAGTCGGTCGACGGCAACGCGTTCTCGCTGCCGGCGCCGTTCAGCGTCGACGGCTTCGTGCAGGCCTGGCAGCTCACGGACTTCCCGCGGGCGTTCGGCGTCTCGGTGTTCGTCGCGGCGATCACCGTCGTCGGCACGATCCTGCTCGCCTCGTTCACGGCGTACGCGATCGCCCGGAACTGGGACCGCCGGCTGTTCCGCTGGTCGTTCTTCTACCTGCTCGCGGCGATGTTCCTGCCGTTCCCGGTGCTCGCGCTGTCGCAGGTGAAGCTCACCGGGATGGCCGGGCTCGACAACCCGATCGGCGTCGCGATCCTGCACGTCATGTTCCAGCTGTCCTTCAGCGTCCTGCTCTTCACGGCCTTCCTGCGGTCGATCCCCGCGGAGCTGGAGGAGAGTGCGCGCATCGACGGTGCGAGCACGGGACAGGTGTTCTGGCGACTGGTGTTCCCGCTCCTCGCACCGATGAGCGCCACCGTCGGCATCTTCGCGTTCCTCGCGTCGTGGAACGACTTCGTGATGCCGTCGCTCATCACCTCGAACCCGGCGCTGCAGACGCTGCCGGTGCTGCAGCAGATGTTCCAGACGCAGTTCAGCAACAACTACAACGTGTCGTTCGCCTCGTACCTGATGGCGATGGCGCCGGCGATCGTCGTCTACCTCGTCACCCAGCGATGGGTGATGGCCGGTGTGACGCAGGGCGCCATCAAGTGA
- a CDS encoding alpha-hydroxy acid oxidase: protein MQFKKPDLNARRRRLDQALTIWDLRKIAARRTPKAAFDYTEGAAEAEISLARARQAFEDIEFTPAILRDVSTVDTSRSVLGAPVSYPFGIAPTGFTRMMQTEGERAGARAAGRAGIPFSLSTMGTTAIEDVRDANPHGRNWFQLYMWKDREKSMALVSRAEAAGFDTLLVTVDVPVAGARLRDKRNGFSIPPQLGAKTIVNAIPRPWWWFDFLTTEPLAFASLDRWSGTVGELLDHMFDPTVTYEDLAWIRDQWKGKVVVKGVQSLADAKRLADLGVDGITLSNHGGRQLDRAPVPFHLLPSVVREVGADTEVHLDTGIMSGADIVAAVALGAKFTMVGRAYLYGLMAGGEAGVDRMIQILSEQIERTMRLLGVATLDELEPGHVTQLARLTPIARS, encoded by the coding sequence ATGCAGTTCAAGAAGCCGGACCTCAACGCCCGGCGCCGTCGGCTGGACCAGGCACTGACGATCTGGGACCTGCGGAAGATCGCCGCACGCCGGACCCCGAAGGCCGCGTTCGACTACACCGAAGGGGCCGCCGAGGCCGAGATCTCGCTCGCCCGCGCGCGGCAGGCGTTCGAGGACATCGAGTTCACGCCCGCGATCCTCCGCGACGTCTCGACGGTCGACACCTCCCGCTCGGTGCTGGGCGCGCCCGTGTCGTACCCGTTCGGCATCGCCCCGACCGGCTTCACGCGGATGATGCAGACCGAGGGCGAGCGTGCCGGGGCCCGGGCCGCCGGTCGCGCCGGCATCCCGTTCTCGCTCTCCACGATGGGCACCACCGCCATCGAGGACGTCCGCGACGCGAACCCGCACGGGCGCAACTGGTTCCAGTTGTACATGTGGAAGGACCGCGAGAAGTCGATGGCGCTCGTCTCGCGCGCCGAGGCCGCCGGGTTCGACACGCTGCTCGTCACGGTCGACGTCCCCGTCGCCGGAGCCCGCCTGCGCGACAAGCGGAACGGGTTCTCGATCCCGCCGCAGCTCGGTGCGAAGACCATCGTCAACGCGATCCCCCGGCCGTGGTGGTGGTTCGACTTCCTCACCACCGAACCGCTGGCGTTCGCGTCGCTCGACCGCTGGTCGGGCACCGTCGGTGAGCTCCTCGACCACATGTTCGACCCGACCGTCACCTACGAGGACCTGGCGTGGATCCGTGACCAGTGGAAGGGCAAGGTCGTCGTCAAGGGCGTGCAGTCCCTGGCGGACGCGAAGCGCCTGGCCGACCTGGGCGTCGACGGCATCACGTTGTCGAACCACGGTGGCCGGCAGCTCGACCGCGCCCCCGTCCCGTTCCACCTGCTGCCGTCGGTCGTGCGCGAAGTGGGTGCGGACACCGAGGTCCACCTGGACACGGGCATCATGTCCGGCGCCGACATCGTGGCCGCGGTCGCCCTCGGCGCGAAGTTCACGATGGTCGGCCGGGCGTACCTGTACGGGCTGATGGCGGGTGGTGAAGCCGGGGTGGACCGGATGATCCAGATCCTCTCCGAGCAGATCGAACGGACCATGCGGTTGCTCGGTGTCGCGACCCTCGACGAGCTCGAACCGGGGCACGTGACGCAGCTCGCACGACTGACCCCGATCGCCCGGAGCTGA
- a CDS encoding extracellular solute-binding protein, protein MRPHATGIVKGATAARSAAAVSRRSFLFGAGGIGASLALAGCAPLGSSSSRPETITFYVSKPEVIGYFDDVIAKFHASQDKIRVVRDSTSSMSANFVRNRPPDLGCWNYNFSVAPFVEHGALTDLSDLPQAATINPDLWPLLEQTADYPGRKSALPYSVTAASVIYDKQLFAKQGIEVPTTWTEFAEVCERLTTAGIAPIYGTFKDNWTIAQGMFDYTIGGMLDVPRTFSALEREGTSVGKGSAVSFEKDFAAPMRRMEQLRQWHQDGAASRGYGDGNLAFAQGKAAMYLQGPWALGEIAKTTPDMDLGTFPLPVTDDAADRKVRVNVDLALWIPEASRKQEAAREFLSYLMQPKVNDKYNADNNGFGVRKDAPPASNPALTGMQSYYDDAAFYLGASQLIPAEIPVANYAQSIAFGGDAQRQLRTLDADWARLALRTAA, encoded by the coding sequence GTGCGACCACACGCCACAGGGATCGTCAAGGGCGCAACAGCCGCCAGGAGCGCCGCCGCGGTCAGCCGCCGCTCGTTCCTGTTCGGGGCGGGCGGCATCGGGGCGAGCCTGGCGCTCGCGGGATGTGCCCCGCTGGGTTCCTCGAGCAGCCGACCCGAGACCATCACGTTCTACGTCTCGAAGCCCGAGGTGATCGGGTACTTCGACGACGTCATCGCGAAGTTCCACGCCAGCCAGGACAAGATCCGGGTCGTCCGCGACTCGACGTCGAGCATGTCCGCGAACTTCGTCCGGAACCGTCCGCCGGACCTCGGGTGCTGGAACTACAACTTCTCGGTCGCCCCGTTCGTCGAGCACGGTGCACTCACGGACCTGTCCGACCTGCCGCAGGCCGCCACCATCAACCCGGACCTGTGGCCGCTCCTCGAGCAGACCGCCGACTACCCCGGACGGAAGAGCGCCCTGCCGTACTCGGTCACCGCGGCGTCGGTCATCTACGACAAGCAGCTCTTCGCGAAGCAGGGCATCGAGGTCCCGACCACCTGGACCGAGTTCGCCGAGGTCTGCGAACGCCTGACGACGGCCGGCATCGCGCCGATCTACGGCACGTTCAAGGACAACTGGACGATCGCGCAGGGCATGTTCGACTACACGATCGGCGGCATGCTCGACGTGCCCAGGACGTTCTCGGCACTCGAGCGCGAGGGCACGTCAGTCGGCAAGGGCTCGGCCGTGTCGTTCGAGAAGGACTTCGCCGCGCCGATGCGCCGGATGGAGCAGCTCCGCCAGTGGCACCAGGACGGCGCCGCCAGCCGCGGGTACGGCGACGGCAACCTCGCGTTCGCGCAGGGCAAGGCCGCGATGTACCTGCAGGGGCCGTGGGCGCTCGGCGAGATCGCCAAGACCACGCCCGACATGGACCTCGGCACGTTCCCGCTCCCCGTCACCGACGACGCCGCCGACCGGAAGGTGCGGGTGAACGTCGACCTGGCGCTCTGGATCCCGGAGGCGTCCCGCAAGCAGGAGGCGGCGCGCGAGTTCCTGTCGTACCTGATGCAGCCGAAGGTGAACGACAAGTACAACGCCGACAACAACGGCTTCGGCGTCCGGAAGGACGCGCCGCCCGCCTCGAACCCCGCACTCACCGGCATGCAGTCGTACTACGACGACGCGGCCTTCTACCTCGGCGCCTCGCAGCTCATCCCCGCCGAGATCCCCGTCGCGAACTACGCGCAGTCGATCGCCTTCGGCGGCGACGCGCAGCGACAGCTCCGCACCCTCGACGCCGACTGGGCGCGTCTCGCGCTCCGCACGGCCGCGTAA
- a CDS encoding ROK family protein produces the protein MPSHRGTSAETLLEYAFAVHAFTATEAIDATGLTRSTVLGACEELVRLGWVRELDDARAAGEYRMGRPARRYELETDAGVVVGVDAGQHRVTVLVADLRGAVLGRAEGALGDSGLDVPVRLRVLAETVTAALADATVDPARVLVTVVGIPAPVDAAGVSPGDGGFWDRMNPGFGDAVPGGRVIVENDANLAALAERPSSGEASFAALLSGERFGAGLVVDGVLLRGAHGGAGEMRVLEIVDGVGSSDGIGATARTLVVEAMAARDVVPAGAPDGATGRRPGGLLGPESDAPAVFAAARAGDPVAVSIVDRLGDRLARVCVLLASLLDIDRVVVAGAIAEPAAAVIDRARALLDGGHFAPVPEIVASSLGADVVVLGAVEHGVDAVRADPLSFTVRPAFA, from the coding sequence ATGCCGTCGCACCGTGGAACGAGCGCAGAGACGCTGCTCGAGTACGCCTTCGCCGTGCACGCGTTCACCGCGACCGAGGCGATCGACGCGACCGGCCTGACCCGCTCGACCGTGCTCGGCGCGTGCGAGGAACTCGTCCGTCTCGGGTGGGTCCGCGAACTCGACGACGCCCGCGCCGCCGGGGAGTACCGGATGGGCCGCCCCGCCAGACGCTACGAGCTCGAGACCGACGCCGGGGTCGTCGTCGGGGTGGACGCCGGCCAGCACCGCGTGACCGTGCTCGTCGCCGATCTCCGCGGAGCCGTGCTCGGCCGCGCCGAGGGTGCGCTCGGCGACTCCGGGCTCGACGTGCCCGTCCGGCTCCGGGTCCTCGCCGAGACCGTCACGGCCGCGCTCGCCGACGCCACCGTCGACCCCGCGCGGGTGCTCGTCACGGTCGTCGGCATCCCGGCACCGGTCGACGCCGCCGGGGTCTCGCCGGGGGACGGTGGGTTCTGGGACCGGATGAACCCGGGCTTCGGTGACGCCGTGCCGGGCGGGCGGGTGATCGTCGAGAACGACGCGAACCTCGCCGCGCTCGCCGAACGGCCGTCCTCGGGCGAGGCGTCCTTCGCGGCGCTGCTCTCCGGGGAGCGGTTCGGTGCCGGACTCGTCGTGGACGGCGTCCTGCTCCGCGGTGCCCATGGTGGCGCGGGGGAGATGCGGGTCCTCGAGATCGTCGACGGCGTCGGGTCGTCGGACGGCATCGGTGCGACCGCCCGGACGCTCGTCGTCGAGGCGATGGCCGCCCGCGACGTCGTGCCCGCAGGCGCGCCGGACGGTGCGACCGGTCGCCGGCCCGGCGGGCTGCTCGGGCCGGAGTCCGACGCTCCCGCGGTGTTCGCCGCCGCCCGCGCCGGGGACCCCGTGGCCGTGTCGATCGTGGACCGGCTGGGGGACCGCCTCGCCCGCGTCTGCGTCCTGCTCGCGAGCCTGCTCGACATCGACCGCGTGGTCGTCGCCGGGGCCATCGCCGAGCCGGCCGCCGCGGTGATCGACCGTGCCCGTGCCCTGCTCGACGGCGGGCACTTCGCCCCGGTGCCCGAGATCGTGGCGTCCTCGCTCGGGGCCGACGTCGTCGTGCTCGGCGCCGTGGAGCACGGGGTCGACGCCGTCCGCGCCGACCCGTTGTCGTTCACGGTGCGCCCCGCGTTCGCCTGA
- a CDS encoding glycoside hydrolase family 13 protein yields MTDVVETPTTPTTATTATTATPTTATSTARPDSDETWWRQASVYQIYPRSFADANGDGIGDLRGVTERVPYLASLGIEAVWLSPFYPSALADGGYDVDDYRDVDPKLGTLEDFDAMVQALHGAGIRVIVDIVPNHTSDRHEWFREALASPKGSPARDRYVFRDGSGPDGSEAPADWISIFGGPAWTAAGDGQWYLHSFAKEQPDLNWANREVRDDFLRTLRFWSDRGVDGFRIDVAHGLAKDLGETLPTWAELSEMPKDGTHPLWDRDDVHEIYAEWRRVFDEYTPARTAVAEAWVAADRRARYASAEGLGQAFNFDLLEADFDAAAFREVIEFNLGLAEQSGSSTTWVFSNHDVVRHATRYALPPRSGDADHAPTTEKQGSAWLLAGGSQDALDRDLGLRRATAATLLELALPGSAYLYQGEELGLQEVGDIPDADRQDPAFFRNPGVDVGRDGCRVPLPWTRSGSSFGFGSGGSHLPQPAWFGEYSVEAEDADPDSTLALYRKALGLRGQLQSEEHLEWLETGRDDVLAFRRPNGWTSVTVFGDEPYRLPSGELLLASAPVADGALSGVGTAWLRS; encoded by the coding sequence ATGACCGACGTCGTCGAGACGCCCACCACGCCCACCACGGCCACCACGGCCACCACGGCCACGCCCACCACGGCCACCAGCACCGCCCGCCCCGACAGCGACGAGACCTGGTGGCGCCAGGCGAGCGTCTACCAGATCTACCCGCGCTCCTTCGCGGACGCGAACGGCGACGGCATCGGCGACCTCCGCGGTGTCACCGAGCGGGTGCCGTACCTGGCGTCGCTCGGGATCGAGGCCGTCTGGCTCAGCCCCTTCTACCCGTCCGCCCTCGCCGACGGCGGCTACGACGTCGACGACTACCGCGACGTCGACCCGAAGCTCGGCACGCTCGAGGACTTCGACGCGATGGTCCAGGCGCTGCACGGCGCCGGCATCCGGGTGATCGTCGACATCGTCCCGAACCACACCAGTGACCGGCACGAGTGGTTCCGCGAGGCCCTGGCCAGCCCGAAGGGCTCCCCCGCCCGTGACCGCTACGTCTTCCGCGACGGCTCCGGCCCGGACGGCAGCGAGGCGCCGGCCGACTGGATCTCGATCTTCGGCGGCCCGGCGTGGACCGCGGCCGGCGACGGCCAGTGGTACCTGCACAGCTTCGCCAAGGAACAGCCCGACCTCAACTGGGCGAACCGCGAGGTCCGCGACGACTTCCTCCGCACCCTACGCTTCTGGTCGGACCGCGGCGTCGACGGGTTCCGCATCGACGTGGCGCACGGGCTCGCGAAGGACCTCGGCGAGACGCTGCCGACCTGGGCCGAGCTCTCGGAGATGCCGAAGGACGGCACGCACCCGCTCTGGGACCGTGACGACGTGCACGAGATCTACGCCGAGTGGCGCCGGGTCTTCGACGAGTACACGCCGGCCCGCACCGCCGTCGCCGAGGCGTGGGTGGCCGCCGACCGCCGCGCCCGCTACGCCAGCGCCGAGGGACTCGGGCAGGCGTTCAACTTCGACCTCCTCGAGGCCGACTTCGACGCCGCCGCCTTCCGCGAGGTCATCGAGTTCAACCTCGGCCTCGCCGAGCAGTCCGGCTCGTCGACCACGTGGGTGTTCTCCAACCACGACGTGGTGCGGCACGCCACCCGGTACGCGCTGCCCCCGCGGAGCGGCGACGCCGACCACGCGCCGACCACCGAGAAGCAGGGCAGCGCCTGGCTGCTCGCCGGCGGCTCGCAGGACGCGCTCGACCGCGACCTCGGGCTGCGTCGTGCGACGGCGGCGACGCTGCTCGAGCTCGCACTGCCCGGCTCCGCGTACCTGTACCAGGGCGAGGAGCTCGGCCTGCAGGAGGTCGGCGACATCCCCGACGCCGACCGCCAGGACCCCGCGTTCTTCCGGAACCCGGGTGTCGACGTCGGCCGTGACGGCTGCCGCGTGCCGCTCCCCTGGACCCGCTCGGGTTCGTCGTTCGGCTTCGGCTCCGGCGGCTCCCACCTGCCGCAGCCGGCGTGGTTCGGCGAGTACTCGGTCGAGGCCGAGGACGCCGACCCGGACTCGACGCTCGCCCTCTACCGGAAGGCGCTCGGGCTCCGCGGGCAGCTGCAGTCCGAGGAGCACCTCGAGTGGCTCGAGACCGGCCGCGACGACGTGCTCGCCTTCCGTCGTCCGAACGGCTGGACGAGCGTCACGGTGTTCGGCGACGAGCCGTACCGCCTCCCCTCCGGCGAGCTGCTGCTCGCCTCCGCGCCGGTGGCAGACGGCGCACTGTCGGGTGTGGGGACCGCCTGGTTGCGTTCCTGA
- a CDS encoding ATP-binding cassette domain-containing protein, with product MAGASITVQDFVMRYGDRNVVDGLSFDIAPGETFGLLGSNGSGKTTTIRALLGITTPTAGTLTIDGHPYRPATGGIGYLPEERGLYRKESVIDVMSYFGRLRGLRGPEATAWSMDYLARVGLADRAKLRVDKLSGGQQQKVQLGITIMDRPRLLILDEPTKGLDPVNRRLLLDLVDERKADGATVILVTHHMDEVERLCDRILLLKDGTAAAYGTIPDVQDAFGGAVARVGLDGTVPRSPLYRLARHEGHVAYLVPTPAAALDGSDILASLVAAGVHVTGFEMRRIPLDEIFVQVYGHDALAGESSWGGTPTAGTTSGAAA from the coding sequence ATGGCCGGGGCGAGCATCACCGTGCAGGACTTCGTCATGCGCTACGGCGACCGGAACGTGGTCGACGGCCTCTCCTTCGACATCGCGCCGGGCGAGACCTTCGGCCTGCTCGGCAGCAACGGCTCCGGCAAGACCACCACGATCCGTGCCCTGCTCGGCATCACGACGCCGACGGCCGGCACGCTCACGATCGACGGGCACCCGTACCGCCCGGCCACGGGCGGCATCGGCTACCTGCCGGAGGAACGCGGGCTGTACCGCAAGGAGTCCGTCATCGACGTGATGTCCTACTTCGGGCGGCTCCGGGGTCTGCGTGGACCCGAGGCCACGGCGTGGAGCATGGACTACCTCGCCCGCGTCGGGCTCGCCGACCGGGCGAAGCTCCGCGTCGACAAGCTCTCCGGTGGCCAGCAACAGAAGGTGCAGCTCGGGATCACGATCATGGACCGTCCACGTCTGCTCATCCTCGACGAACCGACGAAGGGCCTCGACCCGGTGAACCGCCGGCTGCTGCTCGACCTGGTCGACGAGCGGAAGGCGGACGGCGCGACCGTCATCCTCGTGACCCACCACATGGACGAGGTCGAACGGCTCTGCGACCGGATCCTCCTGCTCAAGGACGGCACCGCGGCCGCGTACGGCACCATCCCCGACGTGCAGGACGCCTTCGGCGGCGCAGTCGCCCGCGTCGGGCTCGACGGCACCGTGCCACGGTCACCGCTCTACCGGCTCGCCCGGCACGAGGGGCACGTCGCCTACCTCGTCCCCACGCCCGCCGCCGCGCTGGACGGGTCGGACATCCTCGCCTCGCTCGTCGCCGCCGGGGTGCACGTCACCGGGTTCGAGATGCGACGGATCCCCCTCGACGAGATCTTCGTGCAGGTCTACGGGCACGACGCGCTCGCGGGTGAGTCGTCCTGGGGCGGGACACCCACCGCGGGCACGACGAGCGGGGCCGCCGCGTGA
- a CDS encoding family 16 glycosylhydrolase produces MNRRLAVLAAATAGALVLGVPTAASAHTWWGWNGHRNPAPTASPTPTSTETPSETPADTSTGAPEATADPTPSDQPTSAPAGEQITPSLAPTSAPEPESDATAAPAADDSASSAPDASFVEDFDVSAAVGRVAALYPQAWQPYPDGTSGIYEPSKTVSVHDGVMDVQLGGAGAAGTFGSVAGAWSHVGGSFSVRAKATGGDGNGAAFMLWPTSNVWSDGEIDFPEGNFESSPQAFQHSMTPGQEAERVQVDSGVSWRDWHTYTVDWDPGKSVTYSVDGKVLRTVTQDVPTTAHRFMFQTGNWGASGNLLIDWVSTTE; encoded by the coding sequence GTGAACCGTCGACTCGCCGTCCTCGCAGCTGCGACCGCCGGCGCCCTCGTCCTCGGTGTCCCCACCGCCGCTTCCGCCCACACCTGGTGGGGCTGGAACGGTCACCGGAACCCCGCACCGACGGCATCCCCCACTCCCACCTCCACCGAGACTCCGAGCGAGACACCGGCCGACACGTCGACCGGCGCTCCCGAGGCCACTGCTGACCCGACTCCCTCGGACCAGCCGACCTCCGCACCGGCCGGCGAGCAGATCACCCCGAGCCTGGCTCCGACCTCTGCACCGGAGCCCGAGTCCGACGCGACGGCTGCGCCCGCCGCCGACGACTCGGCCTCGTCCGCGCCGGACGCCTCCTTCGTCGAGGACTTCGACGTGTCGGCCGCGGTCGGCCGGGTCGCGGCGCTCTACCCGCAGGCGTGGCAGCCCTACCCCGACGGCACGTCCGGCATCTACGAGCCGAGCAAGACCGTCTCCGTCCACGACGGCGTCATGGACGTCCAGCTGGGCGGTGCCGGTGCGGCCGGCACGTTCGGTTCCGTCGCCGGGGCCTGGAGCCACGTCGGTGGCTCGTTCTCCGTCCGCGCGAAGGCGACGGGCGGCGACGGCAACGGCGCGGCGTTCATGCTGTGGCCGACGTCGAACGTCTGGTCCGACGGCGAGATCGACTTCCCCGAGGGCAACTTCGAGTCGAGCCCGCAGGCGTTCCAGCACTCGATGACGCCCGGGCAAGAGGCCGAGCGCGTCCAGGTCGACAGTGGCGTCTCGTGGCGCGACTGGCACACCTACACGGTGGACTGGGACCCGGGGAAGTCCGTCACGTACAGCGTCGACGGCAAGGTCCTCCGGACCGTCACCCAGGACGTCCCGACCACGGCGCACCGCTTCATGTTCCAGACCGGGAACTGGGGTGCGTCGGGCAACCTGCTCATCGACTGGGTCTCCACCACGGAGTAG
- a CDS encoding dihydrofolate reductase family protein, whose amino-acid sequence MGNTVLYMSMSLDGFVAGPNVSDENGLGDGGMRLHEWLFPTEGDVNEQVVAEFLATGAVVAGRGTFEPAGGWDGDHHAGVPIWVLSRRPRPAWTDHWPAVHYTDDVRVAFDAARSAAGDGDVLVHGAATAQRAIAAGLLDEVEIHLVPVLLGEGLRLFEHLGSVERQLERVRVLLGEGGVTHLRYRIRYGTGAVDGTGAVDETP is encoded by the coding sequence ATGGGCAACACGGTGCTGTACATGTCGATGTCGCTCGACGGGTTCGTCGCCGGTCCGAACGTCTCCGACGAGAACGGGCTCGGCGACGGCGGGATGCGGCTGCACGAGTGGCTGTTCCCCACCGAGGGCGACGTGAACGAGCAGGTCGTCGCCGAGTTCCTGGCGACCGGAGCGGTCGTCGCGGGCCGCGGCACGTTCGAACCGGCCGGGGGCTGGGACGGCGACCACCACGCGGGCGTCCCGATCTGGGTGCTCAGCCGTCGACCACGGCCGGCCTGGACCGACCACTGGCCGGCGGTCCACTACACGGACGACGTCCGCGTCGCGTTCGACGCCGCACGGAGCGCCGCTGGGGACGGCGACGTCCTGGTGCACGGCGCGGCCACGGCGCAGCGCGCGATCGCCGCCGGGCTCCTCGACGAGGTGGAGATCCACCTCGTGCCGGTGCTGCTCGGCGAGGGGCTCCGGTTGTTCGAGCACCTCGGCAGCGTCGAGCGGCAGCTGGAGCGCGTGCGTGTCCTGCTCGGTGAGGGCGGTGTCACGCACCTCCGGTACCGGATCCGGTACGGCACCGGTGCGGTGGACGGAACCGGTGCGGTGGACGAGACCCCCTGA
- a CDS encoding sugar ABC transporter permease produces the protein MATTTTESITTADRRRRGGAAARLQAGKGAGARRGKRRLDPLFLAFLLPTLVLFTLAITLPAVMGIVLSFTNSVGFGEFRFTGLTNYVAVFSDPAILQAYLFTLGFSLVTVVVVNAIAFLLAIALTSKVRGKIALRAVFVLPMVISGIVIAYVFSFLFANSLPALASAVGFAPLEQSILANPDLAWIAIVVVTAWQAIPSTLLIYIAGVLSIPGEVYEAAALDGASAWRQLVSITAPLTAGYILINLVIGFKNFLNSYDIIVGLTDGGPGTSTTSVAMSIFKGFNGGDYSYQMANATIFFVIAVVIAVIQLRATRGKAAL, from the coding sequence ATGGCCACCACGACCACTGAATCCATCACGACGGCGGACCGCCGCCGACGTGGCGGAGCCGCAGCGCGCCTCCAGGCCGGGAAGGGCGCTGGCGCACGGCGCGGCAAGCGCCGCCTCGACCCCCTGTTCCTCGCGTTCCTGCTGCCCACCCTCGTGCTCTTCACCCTCGCCATCACGCTCCCCGCGGTGATGGGCATCGTGCTGAGCTTCACGAACTCCGTCGGCTTCGGCGAGTTCCGCTTCACCGGCCTGACGAACTACGTCGCGGTGTTCTCCGACCCCGCGATCCTGCAGGCGTACCTGTTCACACTCGGGTTCTCGCTCGTCACCGTCGTCGTCGTGAACGCGATCGCGTTCCTGCTCGCCATCGCGCTCACGTCGAAGGTGCGCGGGAAGATCGCCCTCCGCGCCGTGTTCGTCCTGCCGATGGTGATCTCCGGCATCGTCATCGCGTACGTGTTCTCGTTCCTGTTCGCGAACAGCCTGCCAGCGCTGGCGTCCGCGGTCGGGTTCGCGCCGCTCGAGCAGAGCATCCTGGCGAACCCGGACCTGGCGTGGATCGCGATCGTCGTGGTCACCGCGTGGCAGGCGATCCCGTCGACGCTCCTCATCTACATCGCCGGCGTCCTGTCGATCCCCGGCGAGGTGTACGAGGCGGCGGCACTCGACGGGGCGAGTGCGTGGCGGCAGCTCGTCTCGATCACCGCACCGCTCACCGCGGGCTACATCCTCATCAACCTGGTGATCGGGTTCAAGAACTTCCTCAACTCCTACGACATCATCGTCGGCCTCACCGACGGCGGTCCTGGCACCTCGACCACCAGCGTCGCGATGTCGATCTTCAAGGGCTTCAACGGCGGCGACTACTCCTACCAGATGGCGAACGCCACGATCTTCTTCGTCATCGCGGTCGTCATCGCCGTGATCCAGCTGCGGGCCACCCGCGGGAAGGCAGCACTCTGA